The genome window ATAATAAGTTAAATAAATAAGATGTCGATTTCTGGCATGAAAAGGAAAGTGAACAACATCATTGTGAGCATTGTAACAGGGCATCACAGCTTGTTGCAGAGAAAACCAAGCTAGTTCTAAACTACCTGTCTGAGTATGGCTCTGAGAGTAGCTTCAAAACCCCTCTAAGGAGCTGAGTAAATATCCATGTGATTAGCATGCAGTGTGTCCTGTGCTGCCAACAGCTGCACTCATAGCAGAGCTGACATCACCTCTGGTCCTTtgccagggaaagaaaaggaaattgtagaaatagaaaggataaataattatttaagaGGATTTGGCACAGTTTGagtaggagaaaaataaatctgttttgtttAGAGCGAAGATTTGtccagggaaaagagagaatgtGAGGAACAGATAGAAAGACTTAGGTAATCTTGTTTCATGATAGACCAGACAGAAGGTGGCAAATTAACatcaaatgtaaaaaaaatgcagtacATCTATGTGGATACATCTCCTGAAGTAACTGGTCTCTGGAAGTCAGATTTTGAGGGACAAAAAGCCTTCCAGGATTCAAAAATTTATTCTTGATCTAAGATGATTTGGTCAAATGGATTGGGGGAGGCCTTTGCAGATATAAATCTGCAAAATCTGCTCACATCAGATGACAATGGGGTCTTTCCCAACTTAACCCAGCCACTAAACGACTGGAATTTAGCAGAATTTCCCTCAAGAGTTTTACATAAAACTATCATTTCTGGGGCTTCCCAGAAGACTGAGCCCTCACTCAGCATCAGATGCAGCATACCAAGTTGGATACTGTTCTTTATCTTGCTTTGGCAAATGATTTACATGTGTGGAGGAAGCAGTATCAATAAGGAAACTGTCCAGCAGACTTTGGGAGAAGGATTTTGTCTTCCTCATTTCAATCTAGTTTTCAAGTTTCTTTCTCTATGGGGGCTGCTAGCACCATCTTTTCCCCAGACTTTGCTCTTTACTTGAGGCCCAAACTTTGCTTCACTCATTTCTAAACTTCCTTCTTTGAATGAGCAGTCACTCATCAGGGATGAGTCTTTCTGTCATAGCAGTACCAAATCACAGCTATCCAGGACAAGGACAAAAGAATTCCctcttcaaaaaataaatggaaaagggaTTGTAGGAGGGTGAATAATGCATATCTTGCTCGCAGACCCTAAGACATTTTGGTGACCACTGCTCACCAGCTTGGTGGTTGCAACATTTGAATGCCaaggaaaagaggcagaaacAAAAGTCTTGTTGAATCCAAGTATTCCTTCTGTAACACCAAGCAGCAAATGGTCATGTGTGAGACACTAATTCTGCCCTTTGTACCTGCAGTTTCAGAGCTTTGTCTTCAGTGTACCTACATGCTAATTTGCAGAAAACATAAGTTAGATAAGCATAAGTTAGATAAAACCCCAGCTGACAGTACATATTCAAATTAATTACTGCAATAGTTTTGATTGTGGAGAAGGGATTAGGCCttaaaggaagaacaaaattcagaataaaagtATATTGTTCTTGAACTCTCCTCTCTGTATCAGAATTTGGCTTCTCTTTTTTACTGCAATATTACACTGGAAGAAGGAATTCTGCTGGCATCAGGGATTATTTCAGTCTCTTAGCTAAGTTTCCATTACATTTGCCTCCCACACTTATGTTTATAAAGCCCAAAACtacttttaaaactttcatttcCTACGTCGCATTTAAATATCCTTTgtgatttaaaatgttaaaactaCTAATCAGTGGATTAAATATGGCAAGCAAAAAAGTAACTCAATGGGAGGCAAAGTCAACACAGAACAAACCTCCAAACTAGTGGTAGAAATTATATAGTATGTTGGAGAACCCTGAAACCGAAACATGAATGAATAACAAGGAAGCAAAACATGAAGGAATAACGAGGCAAGTTTAGTATTCTTCTCCTTTGAGAAGACAAATTGTTGTTTAAAACACTAATAAAGCAATCTGCAATTTTTTGCACATactttattaaattaaattaaaaatacaaagttatAATTTTTCTGGCACCAGCCGGTGTCAGATTAGTCTATTGAGGATGACTGATCTTCCTGTGGCTCGTTCCAGTAAGGGAATGCTTGTGGCTTGAATTTCTGGTAGTTTTTATTCTCTAGTCAGTCCTTGTTTTTAAGTTTCTTGAGTAATGCCCACCATGACTTTCATCTGATTCTTTTATCTGTCTCCCAGACATAGTTTGCCTGCCATTACCTGGGGCCAACACATCCTGGTGAAATGGCACATTTTGTCATAGTGGCTTAGATGCAGACAGTCCTCACTGTTCTGGTCAGCAACTACTTGAAATTTTGGCTTTCTTTAGAGGATCTTTACCACATTTTCCACTGTGATTTTGTCAGGAATTGAGATGATAATGCAGAGAGACCAAGCTGAATTCAAACCAAAGAATTAAGGTGAAAGTTAAAACCTGAATTAAGGTGAAGTTAACCAATATCAAGTTAAGACATACACAGCTTTGCCTTTTTAAGAGCAGGCAGATTGTTGGGAGCAGCAGAGTGACCTTTTGTGTGGGATATTACAGCTGATCTGCctgtttgcctttttctggAGAAGGTGGAAAGTGGCTGTTCAAGTCTGGGGCACTCACTAGAGGCTGACTTCCACTTCTGAGAGTGTTCCACATGCTCACCTACCACTGAAGGCTCCATCCAGAGATGGTGGTGGGAGCTACTACCAGAGAAGGAAAGACGTTCCCAATAACAGGACATGAGCCATATAACCTCTTTTGACATCAAGAGCAACAAAACCCAACACTGGCCTCTCGATACTCAGTCTCTCCCAAATTCTTATATTCCACTTGCAGGGCAAtagcaagaaaagcaaataagcTACAACTTGCTTTGGGCAGGGGATCAAGCTCCCCAAATCCATGATTTATTTGACCATGGAGGCTAAGATCCTACCCCAATATAAAGCAAATACATGCATTGGTTTATCTATGGGATGGCAGCTTAGCCCTTGAGCTAACCCTGCAGTCAGGTTTGCAGAGACCAGCAggtttgtttctgctgctggagttcagtggtttggggtttttttcactttgaacaATGAAAATACCAAATGCTGTTATATAATTACTTCGGTTCAGTCTCATTTAACTGCCAGACAACTACTTATTGATAGGATTACTACTGTTTTGTTTACATTTGCTTTGGACTCTTCAGGGTTAAATTTTAACTCAAGCTTCCAGTGTTAGATTTCATTCAACCGAGAAAACATACTTCTTATATGATAGTTTAATTTTACAAACTTCAGATCTGAAGTACAAACTAGCATTCATTTGgacagcaaaaggaagaaattacatttttcttttaattactgaTAATATATATTCATTTTCCAACTCCAAGTGTGTTGTATAACTGGGGAAATAGTTCAATATTACACTAAAACTGAATTAACAAGAACCATAGGTAACGTGACATTGCTAGTCAAGGCACAGGTTCAGCAGAAACACTTGAATTAGGCCTGCTTTTTAAATACAGATGATTTCATAAGGTCCCTCTAAGTGCCCAGAGTGAGCCATGCCCTGGCAGTGACTCTCTCTAGACAAAGGAGAACACCACAGACTGAACAAGGAGCTGCCTAGAGCCAGAAGGAAAAGCCAAGTCCTCACTCTCTCTGCAAGTGATGCACCGGTGTATACATGCATCAGTGGAGTGTCAGAAGTAGCTGAAGGACCTTTGTTGATctgggctccagcctggaagacagcagggcaggacaaacAGAGCGTCAACTCTGGTTTCATTTAGGAAAAATGGCATATAGCATTTTGACAACTTTAATGGGCAGAAGAACCAGTGAAAAATTAGTGCTATAATGGGGAGAAAAATGCTTTCGAAAGCTGAAGATATTGAGCAACTGTCCCTCTGAAAAAGCAAAGCCTTTATTGTAGTCTGGGTCTGGTGTTTAGCAAGCAATCTGTCATCATCTCAAACACAGAAAGCCACACTCTGCACAGACAGTAGAGTCTCTTTTTTACTGGCTTTTTAGCAGCCTAGAAAGGAGCAGGCAGGTAATTCACCAAAGGGTGTATGGTCTCTCTGAAGACCCTGAGACTTTTTCTCTATTGTAACTCCTCAGTGATGTTCCATCAGATAGTCTTGGTCTGTTTTTCTCATGCTGGTTTTGGGGAAGCAGTAAAAGCCTCCAGTGTAACTGTGGTACCCagaatcagaaaaacaaatgcaaacgTTAATAAAGAAGGAGCACAAGATGGACTACACTTTAAAGGTCTGGGGTTCGTGTGGTTGCTCATGAGCAGCAAAAGATTCCTAAATTTCACTTCTTGTGAAAACCCAAACCTTTACATAGCAACATTTTTATGAGACTCTTTCCTAGCTGCAGATCATTTCACAGACAGAAAGAGTTAGAGGTACCCCTATCCCACACATGTTTACAGAACCTCAAAAGATGGAAAAcactttatttcttctgtttgaaaaaaagGAGCTGGCACAATAACTTGTGTAGCCTCTCCCAAGGTTGTTACAGACCCATTCTGCTCCCAGTGTAGCAAAAGGACTAAATAATCTCATGATGAGAAGCAATTTCTATCCCTAGTTGTGAATGCAAAAGGCTGTTAGACAAAGTCTAGTGTGAAATCTGTAGGCTACCCCTAGCCTTGCaagaatttcacatttttgcCACTGGTTGCCACCCCGGGCTGTTTATTTGttgctctgctttttccatTCCCATATTAATTTCATCAAATAATTGAATGTCTCAGTGACAATAAAAGTACTCTGGCATTACAAAATAAAGGGCACATCAGTCATAAATCTGCACTTCCTGAATGACCATCCTTTCAATCTTAATGAGGCAGAACCATTTCAAGACTGCTTTGAGTGATCTGTACCATTATCAATATGTTTAAACCCCCCAAAACATTTAGTGATTACTATCTCAGTCCTAAATTTACTATCCAGGTGGCAACTTTTAATGATGAAAAGGCACAAGGcaaaaaagaattctttttaagGAGAAATGGCTCATAGCAAAATTAAAGGAAGTTTCATTCACACATCTGAGCCTTTAGCAATCAGTTTTCCTTTGccacacagcactgtgctggAAGCATGGAAATactgttaaaagaaaattactttgtttGTGAGGAAAACCCACAAAGAGGGATTTCCTCATTCAGGAGAGAGATTTCTcatgggcaaaaaaaaatcattagggACTGCTGGCAGACTGAAGAAGTAGAAGAATTCTGGGTCCACCAGCAAATAGGAGCTAATCCTTCCAAGATTTCACAGAGCAATAGCAGTGTGTAATGGCAAGCAAGGCGATTttaagatgttttcttttttttactgtttggtGATAATggtggggggttttgtttgctttattgtTCACTAGtcttttttcataatttcccttttcttcttttcataaCACACTGTTCTCTCTCCCCTAGTTGTAGAAAAAATGGACAATGTGACAGGTGGCCTGGAAACATCCCACAGAAGATACACAGAAAAGCTCACAGAAGTGGAGAGTGATCTGAAGAAATTAGGTAATCTACACACTAGCAAAGCCCCTTTGTATTATGGACCTGGGATGTTCTCCTGGCAGATTGAGGCAGGAAATTTGTCTGAAAAATCTCTGCCTATGACAAGATACAGCACTTCCATTCCACTTTCTCAAGTACTTGGGAAAGTACTTAAAAATAGTTCAGATCAGCTCCACTTAGAAGAGCATTTTaagaatactttaaaatttaCAGTTCCCACTGAAGTCACTCTGAAACATTTATACTTAATACTTAAATAAACAGACACTTAAATGTTGTCCTCAGGAGAAAATCTTCTCCGAGGTAGAGATCTAAAACATAACAGAAGTTGTTCTACAGCACAAAAGATTCTACATAAAATGAGCACCTGTCACCCAGTCATCTTGATGCTGTTTTAGCAATTAAGATTCAAAACTGTAGACCACTTTTCAAGGTACACAAATAATCAGCTATTCAAAATTCTTATGTCTGAGGCAAGTGTATTACTTCCGTAAATTGTTTCTTGATCATCTCAGGGAATACAGGACGTAAGATTGTTATGTGTTTGAGCCTCCCAAGCACTATCAAAGTTTTTAGTTTTCAGgaagatgtaaaaaaaatcatggataAAGATTCTACTCTCTAAGTgtacatttttacttttcttcttaTACATATAGTTTTTATTGTAGATGTATTAATATACACATACATGCATGTGattcttgaaataaattttgtcTAGTTTTGTAAACCATATATTGTGACATGTATTTCTAGGAAAACTTCCTTGCTTGCAGCTTGATTGTAAATTTTTACaacttttttccctgaaaaaggAGCTGGCTTCCAAAGTATTTGTACACTACATTTAGTTCAAAAACATGGGGTAATTCAGTGAGAGGTGCTTTTACTGACACATCTACAGAAGTAAAAGTTATACTTTACTTCTGTAAAGGTTGCTTGTGCAACCTTTTGGGTTCTATTTGGGTTATTATATTATGCTGACAAAATTTTCATGACTTAGAGcacttttgcttcttttatgGCCACACATTTTTACACACTGCTAGATGGATGCTCAGGGTCATCCATTCCCATTTAAGTGGGCTTGCCATGGAGGAAGTTAGGAAAGTTCTGGAGCAGTTTGAGTAGGAGACATAAAAGTAAGAGAAGTGCTGTAGGGCCAGAAGGATAAAAGCGTGTGGTGAATGGAAGGCAGGCCTTCAGGGATTAGCTGTATGTGGACCTGGGAGTTGtcagagctgtgtgaggagcacaGTATAATTTGAGCTACAGCCAAGAGGtaaacatggagtcagagctGAGAAGATCTGGGAGTGAGAGAAATGGCAGGGAGAGGAACTGTGCTCAGGAAGATGTCAATCTGCAAAAGACTCCATAAACACTTCAGGCTGAAGTCTCACAAGCCATCATTTGACATTTACATCATGACTCATTCAATCACACCAGACAAAAGCACCATACACAGCTGTACGCACTATAATTTATGAAAACCATACTGCTCTCTCTTGGCATCATCTGAAATTATGGACTTGAGACTGTCTAATTCATAAATATAGCTACACGTAGATGAGGACAAAAATATATGGACTGTGAGCAGGATAGTGAAGTGACTGAGGTCAAGCAAGAGAGTCTTCCCTGAGAGCAAGTGTTGACTGCTTATTTCTTTGGTTTCTATGTCCTGGATGATAGGCTGTGCAGTCTCAAATGCTTCATCATACTTGGACAAGCTTCCAGAAGTATTCTGTAGGGCAATGTAAGCACAGGCAGAGATGTTCCTCAAAGATTAAAGGTTTTACCTTCCTCAAACTCAAAACATGAGGAAACAATAATGgcaaaataaatgtcattaaaaGCAATAGTAATATATTagagagaaaaccagaaatatatCTTATCCTGACATATCTGAAGTAGCCTGCTGGCAAAGCTTTTGTCTCTAATCCagattgctttaaaataagTATGAGAACTTATTTAAAGCTAAAcccaagattttaaaaattggaaCTATATGTACTAAATCACAATGAGGGTATTCCGCttgcaataaaaagaaagaagaaaacatgaacAGATAAAATAAACTTCTGATCTTTCAGCAAAATCCAGTTGTAACTTCAAAACCTACACTTGCTGGTACCTGTTTAATGTTTTGAATTCTGTTTCCCATTCAGTTTTCATTCAGAACACAGCATTCTTGACTGCATGTACTCATCAGTTTCTTACCATAGTTTTTCCCATTTGTGATGACAGAATCACCATTTTGTTCTCCTCAGCAAGACACCAGGTCTCCATCAattcctctttgctttttttctctgtctagAGGCAGAACTTTGCTTAGTGGTTTCTCTTTTCTGGAAGAGATAGCATAAAAGTTCTACTGAACAGTTTGACAACCTGACTGTTCTTAAAATGCACTGTGCTGTTTTAtactgtgttaaaaaaaaaaaaaaaacctaaagcctttccttttttttttttcttttttcctgtacaACAGATGACCAAGCTGGACAAAAAGCCTTGAATACTAACACTGAACTGTCCAGCTTCAGATCTGACATTCTGGCTCTTCGTCAGCAACTTCATGACATTGTAGAGAAAACTAGCAGAAACAAAGACACACTGGAGAAGCTGCAAGAGTCTGGAAATTTATTAGATGATAGGCAGAACCAAATGAAAAGTGCCTTAGATAGTAACACTTTCACGATCATCAGTGTCAATAAGACTCTTCAGGCATATACTGGCTATATCAACAATCTCCAACAAGACACAAGTAATATACAAGCAAACCTGCAAAGCCAAGAGCATTCTCACAATGTGGTTATCATGAGCCTTAACAACTTAAATCTGACTCAAATACAGCAAAGAAATCTTATCAGTGTCTTACAGAAGTCGATGGAAGATACAAGCTCGGCTGTTCTAAGAATCAAGAATGACTTTCAAAATCTGCAGCAGGTTGTCCTTCAGGCCCGGAAGGACACTGACTGGCTTAAGGAGAAAGTACACAATTTACAGGCCTTGGCTGCCAACAACTCAGCAATGGCAAAAGCCAACAATGATACACTTGAAGACATGAACAGTCAGCTCAGCTCTTTCAGTGGGCAGATGGAGAACATCACCACAATTGCCCAAGCCAATGAACAAAGTCTAAAGGATCTCCAGGAACAGCATAAAGGAGATGAAAACAGAACTGCTGCCAAATTCACCAATCTAGAAGAAAGGTTCCAGGTCTTTGAAACTGATATAGTCAATATCATCAGCAACATCAGCTACACTGCTCATCACCTACGGACACTGACAAGCAATCTCAATGAGGTCAGGACAACTTGTACAGACACCTTAAGTAAACACTCGGATGAGTTGATTTTTATGAACAGCACACTAGCCAATATTCGCATAGACTCTGCATCTCTCAAGGTGCAACAGGATTTGATGAGGTCAAGGTTAGATGTTGAAGTTGCCAATTTGTCAGTGATCATGGAAGAAATGAAGCTGGTGGATTCCAAACATGGCCAGCTCATCAAGAACTTCACTATCCTACAAGGTATGCAGCTTCCCTAATGATGGTGTGTGTGCTGAATTCCTGCTTGCATTACTTCTTTAGTTCTGTGGAAGTTATTGCGTGCTGGTACAGAGTCCTGGGGTTTTCCATTATCTAATCCTAAACTTTGGAAATGAACATGTAGCTTGAATTTTCCGTACTAATTTTTCTATGCCTTTTTTACATAGCTAAAATGGGGATGTTATGAAAGAAAGTTCTGACTTAGCAGAATTTTACTCTGtctgactgactgactgactggATCTGCTTTTGATTTAGTTTCTAAAATAAGTGAGTGAAGGTGTGGAACCTCAAGAAACCAATCCTCAGTAAGGAGGAAATGGCTAAAAAATATATGTTGGACCATTCCCAGAAAGGTCCACCCTTACTGAAAAACAAGTTACTATTTCACTTTAAGCCAGTTGTTAATCTGCCAGAAAACATCCTACTTTGCTTAGTTTTTAATCCTGGGATACTCTATTTTCTCCAGAAATAAATAGCATCAGGTTTAGGAGGTTTCTCCCAGCCAAATATTATCCCAAATGAAAAGAACACTCATATTTCCAACCAAATGTGAATCAGCCTAAACCTCTAATCACAAATATAAATCCATTGCTCCAAATAAACTAAGGCTGCATTAGAGCCAAGATTACGTGTCAGTAACCTTAACCATTCTCATTTCAACCAGGCCTAAATGATTCCAGCCTGGAAATCTGTCTCTGGAGGAGTTTGAATTATGTAGATTAGTGCCGGGGGTGGGAAGGTATTGACAAGGGATTTGCTCATCCATGAACAGAATCCCAAactgttttgttgtttattgCTCTCACAGTATTGCCATTTCCTGTTGTGGGTTATCGTTCCCTGTCTTGTTAGAGCTGGCCATTTTGCAACTTCTGGTCTTTCCCACAGTTGGCCTTTTGCTCACTATCCAtcattttgtctctttttgaCACCCTGTTATTGACAGACCAACAACGAGGATCAGGAGAAAGAGTCCTGGGACTAAGAGCAGAGAGATGAGACTAGAAGGAGAAGGGAGCGGGGCAGAGTGAGGGAACAGGACCAAAAACACACAGCTCTAGTGCATAAACTAGTACAGACAAGTGCACAGAGTTTTGCAGGGACTGGCACCTTGCCTGGTCACCTGGGGCATGGTGTCACTGTCCAGTTCACATGGCTGGGTGTATCAGAGTATTTTCTGTATCTTGTATTTTGTGGAGGTCAAGGAAAGGACGACAGTATACAGGACCTGGAAAGCAGCTGCACTATTACAAGCACTGATGAAAGCAGCTGTTAGCCCggtttctgtgtttttaaatatcCAGTGGTGCTGGTCTGAGATGTATTAAACAAGCCCACCCGACGTGGgcttcttgttttgttttctgtgcataTCCCCACTTTGTACGCTTGCATTGTTTCAGGCCCTCCTGGTCCAAGGGGACCTAAAGGTGACAGAGGCCCTCAAGGTCCTCTTGGCCCCGCTGGCctaaaaggacaaaaaggagagaaaggagagccTGGACCACCTGGACCTGCAGGTGAGAAGGGCCCACCTGGGCCAGCCGGGCcaccaggagaaaaaggagggaaaggttCAAGAGGATCGCCTGGTTCCAAAGGTCAGAGAGGTTCTCCTGGCAAGACTGGTCTGCCCGGACCAAATGGAGacccagggccaccagggccaccaggcAAGGACGGTCCACCAGGGCCCCAAGGCCCACCTGGATTTCAAGGCCTGCAAGGAACGGTGGGAAGCCCAGGGTTACCAGGACCACGAGGAATAACTGGGCTCCCTGGggtccctgggctgcctggtCCGAAGGGCCCACCTGGCCCACCGGGGCCGCCGGGCCCAGGGATGCCAATGGCGCTACAGAGTCAGC of Molothrus ater isolate BHLD 08-10-18 breed brown headed cowbird chromosome 1, BPBGC_Mater_1.1, whole genome shotgun sequence contains these proteins:
- the COLEC12 gene encoding collectin-12, coding for MKDDFAEEEEVQSFGYKRFGIQEGSQCTKCKNNWALKFSIILLYILCALLTITVAILGYKVVEKMDNVTGGLETSHRRYTEKLTEVESDLKKLDDQAGQKALNTNTELSSFRSDILALRQQLHDIVEKTSRNKDTLEKLQESGNLLDDRQNQMKSALDSNTFTIISVNKTLQAYTGYINNLQQDTSNIQANLQSQEHSHNVVIMSLNNLNLTQIQQRNLISVLQKSMEDTSSAVLRIKNDFQNLQQVVLQARKDTDWLKEKVHNLQALAANNSAMAKANNDTLEDMNSQLSSFSGQMENITTIAQANEQSLKDLQEQHKGDENRTAAKFTNLEERFQVFETDIVNIISNISYTAHHLRTLTSNLNEVRTTCTDTLSKHSDELIFMNSTLANIRIDSASLKVQQDLMRSRLDVEVANLSVIMEEMKLVDSKHGQLIKNFTILQGPPGPRGPKGDRGPQGPLGPAGLKGQKGEKGEPGPPGPAGEKGPPGPAGPPGEKGGKGSRGSPGSKGQRGSPGKTGLPGPNGDPGPPGPPGKDGPPGPQGPPGFQGLQGTVGSPGLPGPRGITGLPGVPGLPGPKGPPGPPGPPGPGMPMALQSQPTPVPEANGCFPRWKNYTEKCYYFSTEREIFEDAKLFCEEKESRLVIINDKEEQQWIKRQIIGKGSFWIGLTDTEKENEWRWLDGSLPVYTNWKPGQPDNWDHDHGPGEDCAGLIYAGLWNDFYCEDVNNFICEKDMDKGQLLGV